One window of the Hemiscyllium ocellatum isolate sHemOce1 chromosome 11, sHemOce1.pat.X.cur, whole genome shotgun sequence genome contains the following:
- the LOC132820179 gene encoding serine protease 23-like encodes MTLLQILAIIFYFAKQSSFSAIDSNMTWHRPVIPVFLPQEILKLDKPRFSAKAIPDLTTHCNEECLWKEVHPTLKDLKENLSYETVYTNGTRTLTMVEFAGFDPSTFLLKQYTPRRLRRKRQIFGVDGRFDISGKQFLLHFPFSTTVKISTGCTGVLVSDRHVLTAAHCIHDGKDYVKGAKKLKVGFLQENPKTQKLAKSSKLPPKLLTRWSRVKRTQVPKGWIRSQNDLSMDYDYALLELKRPHDRPHMEITVMPTTDQVAGNRIHFSGFDSDRPGQLVYRFCRIINETPHLIYQHCDAQPGSSGSGVYAKLWLPEKQHWERKIVGIFSGHQWVDLNGVQQDYNVAVRITPLKYAQICYWIKGDYNDCQLH; translated from the coding sequence ATGACCCTGTTACAGATCCTGGCCATTATTTTCTATTTTGCCAAGCAATCCTCGTTCTCTGCCATAGACTCCAATATGACCTGGCATAGACCTGTGATCCCAGTGTTCCTTCCCCAAGAAATACTGAAGTTGGACAAACCTCGATTCTCTGCAAAGGCTATACCAGATCTGACCACTCACTGCAATGAGGAGTGCCTGTGGAAAGAGGTTCACCCTACCTTAAaggatttaaaagaaaatctgtctTATGAAACAGTTTACACCAACGGCACTCGAACACTCACTATGGTAGAGTTTGCTGGCTTTGATCCAAGTACCTTTCTCTTGAAACAGTACACACCTAGGAGATTACGGCGTAAGAGGCAGATTTTTGGAGTGGATGGAAGATTTGATATTTCTGGAAAGCAATTCTTGCTTCATTTCCCCTTTTCTACAACGGTGAAAATCTCCACAGGGTGCACAGGAGTCCTGGTGTCAGATAGACATGTGTTAACAGCAGCACATTGCATCCATGATGGGAAAGATTATGTCAAGGGGGCGAAAAAATTAAAGGTTGGGTTTTTGCAAGAGAATCCCAAAACCCAAAAGTTGGCAAAaagttccaaacttccaccaAAATTATTGACTAGGTGGTCACGTGTCAAACGCACACAGGTACCAAAGGGTTGGATACGATCTCAGAATGACCTCAGCATGGACTATGACTATGCTTTACTGGAATTGAAGAGGCCTCATGACAGGCCACACATGGAGATCACAGTTATGCCAACTACAGACCAAGTAGCAGGCAACAGAATCCATTTTTCAGGATTTGACAGTGACCGACCTGGACAGCTGGTGTATCGATTTTGCCGAATAATCAATGAGACACCTCATCTCATCTACCAGCACTGTGATGCTCAGCCAGGCTCCAGTGGCTCTGGAGTGTATGCTAAACTGTGGTTGCCAGAGAAACAGCATTGGGAAAGAAAGATTGTCGGTATATTTTCGGGACATCAGTGGGTGGACCTCAATGGGGTGCAGCAAGATTACAATGTGGCAGTTCGCATTACACCACTGAAATATGCACAGATCTGTTACTGGATCAAAGGCGATTATAATGATTGTCAGCTCCATTAA